In a single window of the Gossypium hirsutum isolate 1008001.06 chromosome A13, Gossypium_hirsutum_v2.1, whole genome shotgun sequence genome:
- the LOC107893194 gene encoding probable low-specificity L-threonine aldolase 1, with protein sequence MVTKTVDLRSDTVTKPTEAMRAAMATAEVDDDVLGADPTAARLESEVAKIMGKEAGLFVASGTMGNLISVLVHCDIRGSEVILGDNCHIHIYENGGISTIGGVHPRPVKNNDDGTMDIGLIEAAIRDPRGEIVYPTTRLICLENSHANTGGRCLSAEYTDKVGELAKKHGVKLHIDGARIFNASVALGVPVNRLVQAADSVSVCLSKGLGAPVGSVIVGSKSFISKARRLRKTLGGGMRQLGFICAAAFVALKENVAKLEGDHKKAKVLAEGLNQIKGLRVNVAAVETNIIFFDIVEGSKITAEKLYKKLEEHGVLVMLEGPLRMRIVLHHQISSSDVLYTLSCFQQALIGVQEENGN encoded by the exons ATGGTGACCAAAACAGTAGATCTTCGATCGGATACGGTAACGAAACCAACTGAGGCAATGAGGGCTGCAATGGCAACTGCTGAAGTTGATGATGATGTCTTGGGTGCTGATCCGACCGCGGCCCGGTTGGAATCCGAAGTCGCTAAGATCATGGGCAAGGAAGCCGGTTTATTTGTTGCATCAGGCACCATGGGTAACCTCATTAGTGTTCTTGTTCATTGTGATATTAGGGGAAGTGAAGTCATTCTTGGTGACAATTGTCATATCCATATTTATGAGAATGGTGGGATTTCAACCATTGGAGGTGTTCATCCAAGGCCGGTGAAGAACAATGATGATGGAACTATGGACATCGGTTTGATTGAAGCCGCCATTAGGGACCCAAGAGGAGAGATTGTTTACCCAACTACAAGGCTCATTTGCTTGGAGAATTCACATGCAAA CACCGGGGGTAGATGCTTGTCTGCGGAATACACTGACAAAGTTGGTGAGCTAGCTAAGAAGCATGGCGTAAAGCTTCACATTGATGGGGCTCGCATTTTCAATGCATCTGTG GCACTTGGAGTTCCTGTTAACAGGCTTGTACAAGCTGCAGACTCGGTCTCG GTATGCTTATCAAAAGGTTTAGGTGCTCCAGTTGGATCCGTCATTGTTGGGTCCAAAAGCTTTATTAGCAAG gcTAGAAGACTTAGGAAAACTTTAGGTGGTGGGATGAGGCAGCTTGGTTTCATTTGTGCTGCTGCTTTTGTTGCTTTAAAAGAAAATGTTGCAAAGCTCGAGGGTGATCACAAGAAGGCTAAGGTGTTAGCAG AGGGGCTAAATCAAATTAAAGGTCTAAGAGTCAATGTTGCTGCAGTGGAAACAAATATC ATATTTTTTGACATAGTGGAGGGATCTAAAATCACAGCAGAGAAGCTATACAAGAAGTTAGAGGAACATGGTGTGCTTGTGATGCTGGAAGGCCCACTCAG GATGAGAATTGTCCTCCACCACCAAATATCATCAAGCGATGTGCTGTACACTTTGTCATGCTTTCAG CAAGCTTTAATTGGAGTGCAAGAAGAAAATGGGAACTAA